One Cohnella candidum genomic region harbors:
- a CDS encoding protein adenylyltransferase SelO, producing MTEPGWNFDNSYARLPDSFYASLNPSAVRSPALVVLNEPLAKSLGLNAEALRSEESIAVFAGNRVPEGASPLAQAYAAHQFGHFTMLGDGRAILLGEQITPQGRRFDVQLKGSGRTPYSRGGDGRAALGPMLREYIISEAMHALGIPTTRSLAVVTTGEAVYRETELPGAVLTRVAASHIRVGTFQYAANFRSKDELRLLADYTIQRHDPGAKDEENPYLALLRGVIRRQAALIAKWQLVGFIHGVMNTDNMALSGETIDYGPCAFMDTYDPSTVFSSIDRNERYAYGNQPGIAAWNLARFAETLVPLLHGEEDEAVKLAQAAIEEFPASYRNEWLSGIRAKLGLSNEEDQDDSLAIDLLELMQKYQADYTRTFAALTLDTVDNAILFETEDFAAWKRRWQDRRGRQAESESDSRERMKRSNPAVIPRNHRVEEALEAAVEGDLSVMGRLLKALADPYSHSPEQAEYAELPKPTSRPYRTFCGT from the coding sequence ATGACCGAACCGGGATGGAATTTCGACAACAGCTACGCCCGATTGCCGGATTCCTTTTACGCGAGCTTAAATCCTTCGGCCGTGCGATCACCGGCGTTGGTCGTGCTGAATGAGCCATTGGCGAAGTCCTTGGGACTGAACGCCGAAGCGCTCCGAAGCGAGGAGAGCATAGCCGTTTTCGCGGGGAACCGGGTGCCCGAAGGCGCATCGCCGCTTGCGCAAGCGTACGCGGCGCATCAGTTCGGCCATTTCACGATGCTCGGGGACGGTCGCGCGATCCTGCTCGGCGAGCAGATCACGCCGCAAGGCCGGCGCTTCGACGTCCAGCTCAAGGGATCGGGCAGGACGCCGTATTCCCGCGGAGGAGACGGACGCGCGGCGCTGGGACCGATGCTGAGAGAATACATCATCAGCGAAGCGATGCATGCGCTGGGCATTCCGACGACCCGCAGCCTGGCGGTCGTGACGACAGGCGAGGCCGTGTACCGCGAAACCGAGCTGCCGGGAGCGGTGCTGACGCGCGTGGCGGCAAGCCATATTCGCGTGGGCACTTTCCAATACGCGGCGAATTTTCGGTCGAAGGATGAACTCCGGCTTTTGGCGGATTATACGATTCAAAGACATGATCCCGGCGCTAAAGACGAGGAGAATCCGTACCTCGCCCTGCTTAGGGGAGTGATCCGGCGTCAGGCGGCGCTGATCGCGAAATGGCAGCTCGTCGGTTTCATCCACGGGGTCATGAACACGGATAACATGGCGCTGAGCGGAGAGACGATCGATTACGGTCCTTGCGCGTTCATGGATACGTACGACCCGTCGACGGTATTCAGTTCCATCGACAGGAACGAGCGTTACGCTTACGGCAATCAACCCGGGATCGCGGCTTGGAACCTCGCGAGGTTCGCGGAAACCCTTGTTCCTCTGCTTCATGGAGAGGAAGACGAAGCGGTCAAGCTGGCACAGGCGGCGATTGAAGAGTTTCCGGCGTCGTATCGGAACGAATGGCTCTCCGGCATTCGAGCTAAACTCGGACTGTCCAACGAAGAGGACCAGGATGATTCCCTGGCCATCGACCTGCTCGAGCTGATGCAGAAGTACCAGGCGGACTACACCCGCACCTTTGCCGCACTTACTTTGGATACAGTCGATAATGCCATTCTCTTCGAAACGGAAGATTTCGCGGCGTGGAAGCGGAGATGGCAGGACAGACGCGGCAGGCAGGCGGAATCCGAAAGCGATTCGCGGGAACGAATGAAGAGAAGCAATCCGGCCGTCATCCCCCGCAACCACCGCGTGGAAGAAGCGCTGGAAGCAGCGGTAGAAGGAGATCTTAGCGTCATGGGACGGCTGCTTAAGGCACTGGCGGACCCTTATTCCCATTCGCCTGAGCAAGCGGAATATGCCGAGCTGCCGAAACCGACGTCCCGTCCTTATCGCACGTTCTGCGGAACGTGA
- a CDS encoding APC family permease translates to MVSKLKRILLGRPLKSTELGEQKLRKTKALAILSSDALSSVAYGPEQILLVLVTVSAAAFWYSIPIGIGVLVLLLALILSYRQIIYAYSRGGGAYVVSKENLGLSYGLVAGGSLLVDYILTVAVSVSAGTDAITSAFPSLHEHKVSIAVVFVIFITILNLRGVTESASVLAYPVYLFVLALFILIAVGLYDIATGKIPPESHTAIGTPVAGISLFLLLRAFASGSSALTGVEAISNAIPNFKDPAPRNASRTLMAMGLLLAVLFSGIVFLAYYYGVTPKAQVTVVSQIAEMTFGRHFMYYFIQGTTALILILAANTGYSAFPLLAVNLAKDKFIPRMFTVRGDRLGYSNGIIILGILSILLIVVFGGETEQLIPLYAVGVFIPFTLSQTGMIVKWFRQKPPGWLPKLLINLTGALISFIVSMMFFITKFSQVWPVLVFLPAIIYLFHRIKKHYEDVGEQLRLATCEPVAPIQGNVIIVPVSGITHVVEHSLNYAQSLKAEQIIAVYVPFERDEEMRFEEKWSKWKPEVRLVTLHSPYRSIIQPLMRFIDSVQRKANDAHYQVTVIIPQFIPKKGWHNILHNQTSLMIRTRLLFRKDVIVTTVPYHLKK, encoded by the coding sequence GTGGTCAGCAAACTAAAACGTATCCTGCTCGGGCGTCCGCTGAAATCGACGGAATTAGGGGAACAGAAACTTCGCAAAACCAAAGCGTTAGCCATTTTATCATCCGATGCCTTGTCGTCCGTCGCGTACGGCCCGGAACAAATTTTGCTCGTTCTGGTCACGGTCAGCGCCGCGGCCTTCTGGTATTCGATCCCGATCGGGATCGGCGTGTTGGTCTTGCTGCTCGCGCTCATCTTGTCTTATCGCCAAATCATTTACGCATACTCTCGGGGCGGCGGTGCTTACGTCGTATCGAAAGAAAACCTCGGCCTGTCCTACGGATTGGTCGCCGGCGGGTCCTTGCTGGTGGATTATATCCTCACCGTGGCGGTAAGCGTATCGGCAGGCACCGACGCGATCACTTCGGCGTTCCCCAGCTTGCATGAGCATAAAGTATCGATTGCCGTCGTGTTCGTCATCTTCATTACGATTCTGAATTTAAGGGGCGTTACGGAGTCCGCTTCGGTTCTGGCTTATCCCGTTTATTTGTTCGTGCTGGCGCTTTTCATCCTGATCGCGGTCGGGCTGTACGATATCGCGACGGGCAAGATCCCGCCGGAATCGCATACCGCGATCGGTACGCCGGTGGCCGGGATCAGCCTGTTCCTGCTGCTGCGCGCGTTCGCTTCCGGAAGCTCGGCCTTGACGGGTGTCGAGGCTATATCCAACGCGATACCGAACTTCAAGGATCCCGCGCCGCGCAATGCGTCCAGAACGCTGATGGCGATGGGATTGCTGCTGGCCGTTCTGTTTTCCGGGATCGTCTTCCTCGCCTACTACTACGGCGTAACTCCGAAAGCGCAAGTGACGGTTGTCTCGCAAATCGCGGAGATGACGTTCGGACGCCATTTTATGTACTACTTCATTCAAGGCACGACGGCATTGATTCTTATCCTGGCCGCGAATACGGGTTATTCCGCGTTTCCGCTGCTCGCCGTGAACCTCGCCAAGGATAAATTCATCCCCCGCATGTTCACGGTAAGGGGCGACCGGCTGGGCTATTCCAACGGCATCATCATTCTCGGCATTTTATCGATCCTGCTGATCGTCGTTTTCGGCGGGGAAACCGAGCAGCTCATTCCGCTGTATGCGGTCGGCGTGTTCATTCCGTTTACGCTCTCCCAGACCGGCATGATCGTCAAATGGTTCCGCCAAAAGCCGCCGGGATGGCTGCCGAAGCTTCTGATCAACTTAACGGGCGCCCTGATCAGCTTCATCGTGTCGATGATGTTCTTCATCACGAAGTTTTCGCAGGTGTGGCCCGTGCTCGTGTTCCTGCCGGCGATCATTTATTTGTTCCATCGGATCAAAAAGCATTACGAAGACGTCGGAGAGCAGTTGAGACTGGCCACCTGCGAACCGGTGGCGCCGATCCAAGGGAACGTCATTATCGTGCCGGTATCCGGCATCACGCACGTCGTCGAGCATTCCTTGAACTATGCGCAGTCCTTGAAGGCCGAACAGATCATCGCCGTTTACGTTCCTTTCGAAAGGGACGAGGAGATGCGGTTCGAGGAAAAATGGTCCAAATGGAAGCCGGAGGTCCGGTTGGTGACGCTGCATTCCCCTTATCGGAGCATCATCCAGCCGCTCATGCGCTTCATCGATTCCGTTCAGCGCAAGGCGAACGATGCGCATTATCAGGTGACGGTGATCATCCCTCAGTTCATCCCTAAGAAGGGCTGGCACAACATCCTGCATAACCAGACGAGCTTGATGATCCGCACGCGGCTGTTGTTCCGCAAAGACGTCATCGTGACGACGGTGCCTTATCATTTGAAGAAATAG
- a CDS encoding glycosyltransferase family 61 protein, with protein MSMYRPTGYYETASEWAKLTYTHHEIVFPAHRDISRMPRTIDGGLHWKHDNEVRQMPPAGSVTVIPGGRLWGKNGTVVTPDDKVVWDLSIEYRHDPYTLPIFHEQIGQPERLDGNVADLTFCASDTYYHWMLDVLPRVELLSKYKGPGIDVYVCNLDWKCSFQWDTLTRLGVTTSKIIETYPGIHLQARNLIAPSSVGYTGHAPAWACEFLRSRFLYADGTSRPARMERIYLSRQKARWRKVENEEEVIGLLRRYGFEILTDELDRMSVSEQAALFHAADYIVGPHGSGLTNVLFCHPDAKVLEFHSPNYVNPLYWVLGNHVGVDYFYLIGEGPRPPDGVDPKEDWENIRVDLGKLERSLQLMGC; from the coding sequence ATGTCCATGTACCGTCCGACCGGTTACTATGAAACGGCGTCGGAATGGGCCAAGCTGACGTATACGCATCATGAGATCGTGTTTCCGGCTCACCGGGACATTTCCCGCATGCCGCGCACCATTGACGGAGGCTTGCATTGGAAGCACGACAACGAAGTCCGGCAAATGCCTCCGGCGGGAAGCGTGACCGTGATCCCAGGCGGCCGGTTGTGGGGTAAAAACGGAACCGTCGTCACTCCCGACGACAAAGTGGTATGGGACTTATCCATCGAGTATAGGCACGACCCGTACACGCTGCCGATTTTCCACGAACAGATCGGACAGCCGGAACGCTTGGACGGCAACGTTGCGGATCTGACTTTCTGCGCAAGCGATACGTATTACCACTGGATGCTGGATGTGCTTCCGAGAGTCGAGTTGTTGTCGAAATACAAGGGTCCGGGTATCGACGTTTACGTCTGCAACCTGGATTGGAAATGCTCCTTTCAATGGGATACGCTGACCCGGCTCGGTGTCACGACGAGCAAAATCATCGAAACTTACCCGGGGATTCATCTCCAAGCCCGAAATTTGATCGCGCCTTCATCGGTAGGCTATACGGGTCATGCTCCGGCTTGGGCCTGCGAATTTTTGAGAAGCCGTTTTCTATATGCCGACGGAACTAGCCGGCCGGCACGTATGGAGAGAATTTATTTAAGCCGGCAAAAAGCGCGTTGGAGAAAAGTGGAGAACGAAGAGGAAGTCATCGGGTTGCTGCGAAGATACGGCTTCGAGATCCTCACGGACGAATTGGACCGGATGAGCGTCTCGGAGCAGGCTGCCTTGTTCCACGCCGCGGATTATATCGTAGGGCCGCACGGCAGCGGGCTCACCAATGTCCTTTTCTGTCATCCGGACGCCAAAGTGCTGGAGTTCCACTCGCCGAATTACGTGAATCCCCTGTATTGGGTGCTCGGAAACCACGTCGGAGTCGATTATTTTTATCTGATCGGGGAAGGGCCGAGGCCCCCGGACGGGGTGGACCCGAAAGAGGATTGGGAGAACATACGGGTCGATCTCGGGAAATTGGAGAGAAGCCTGCAGCTCATGGGGTGTTAA